The Candidatus Hinthialibacter antarcticus genome contains the following window.
CAAGGGGCATTATGCTCGGGTTTGGTATATAAACGGCATGGCGTCAGCGATGCGCCAATCCAAGCCTGACATCATTCAGTTGCTTGAAGAACCCTGGTCGCTCACCGCGCTGCAAACCATGCTATACGCCCCCCTATTTGCGCCTCACGCCAAAATACTTTTTTATACATGGGAGAACATCTACCGCCCCTGGACTTACCCTGCGCGCGCGTCCTGTTTGTATGCAATGATTGACAAGGCCATGCACTCGCGATCTTGCGCAGCGGTTTGCGCAACCGAAGGCGCCCGCCAGGTGCTAGACCAGAAAGGATACGCGAAACCTTTCGCGGTCGTTCCGTATGGCATCCCGCACTATTTTTTTGACGACCAACCAGAACCATCGCCGCGAAAATCATTTACCATTGGCTATGTTGGACGGATGCTGGAAATGAAGGGCGTTGATCTTCTGATTCAAGCAGTGGCTCAAATTCCAGACGCGCAATTACGCCTGGTTGGAACCGGCGATGACTTTGCCTCCATTCAATCGTTATGCAAACAACTGCATGTAGCGGACCGCGTTGAATGGATTGCCGCTTTGACGGAACGAGAGGTTCCAGCCTTTATGAGCGAATTAGATGTCTTGGTTTTGCCGTCCCGTTCAACGCCCGGTTGGATGGAACAACTGGGCCGCGTGTTGATCGAAGCGATGGCGATCGGGACGCCCGTCATCGGCGCTCGTTCCGGCGCGATTCCTGAAGTGATTGGCGATGCGGGCTTGTTGTTTAATGCAGATGATTCAGATGATTTGGCGCTTCAACTTCAATGCGTAAAAGCCAACAAAGATTTAAGAACCGAATGTCGCCGACGGGGCCGCCTTCGGGCGCAGACGCAATTTACCTGGCCTCATTTCGCCAAACAGATGCTCCATTTCTATCGTTCGCTCTCAGCGGAAAGTAAAAGCACCAATGAATAAACACGCTGCGAACCCGGGCGTAGGGCGCCGAATTACGCGCTATGGCGCCATCCTCGCCTTGAGCGGCGCTTTGTGCCATGTGTTGCGGCTGGTTTATACCCTCATGGCCATTAATATTCTTGGTCAGGAACAATTTGGACGCATCGAATACTTTGTTGAGATGGCAGTGATTTTCACGGTACTGCTTGATTTTGGGCTAGAACAAACCCTGACGCGTGAAATCGCCCGGCGCAAAGAACGCCTAAAAACAGAACTCCCCTCGATCATCGGTTATCGCATCGCCGCCACCATCGCCGGCGCATTCGTCATGATTGGATTTTTGGTCGTGATAGCAAAGCCCGAACACAGTCTGGGCATCATCCTTGCAGCGGGCGTTTATTTTTGCGTCGTGTCCATGATTATGGTCGTCAAGGCGATCAGCCGAAGTTTTGAACTCATGGCGGCGGAGGGAATCGCCAACTTTCTCGACAAGTTCGCCCACATCAGCGCAGCGATTGTGTTGCTGCTGGTGTATCCAAACTTGCCGTTATTATTACTATGTTATAGTTTAGGCTCGCTGGTTTCTCTCCTCTTTTTTGCAGTGCTGCTTTACCGCCGCGTACATCTCGAATCGCGCATCGTTTCATTGGGTACGGGTTGGTCATGGCAAAAACTCGCATTCCCGATTGGGCTGTCAGCCGCATGCGTCTTGCTCTTGCATCGCCAAGACACCGCAATGGTGAATTGGATATGCGGCGATGCGGAAACGGGGTTATACCGGGCGCCGTACCGGTTTTTGGAAGGGCTGTTTCTGGTCCCGCAAGTGATCGCCGTGTCAGCCTATCCAGTCTTTTCAAAACTGTTTCACCAAAACCACCCCTTTGAGCAAACCGCCTCGGTCTTAATGCGCGGGCTGCTCATTATGAGTTTGCCGATGGCGATTGGCGGAACCATAATAGGACATGACATCATGCTATGGGCCGCGCCAGAGTTGGGGCGAATGGGCGGCGATGTGTTTGTCGTCCTGGTTTGGTCGCTGCCGTTTATCTATCTGAATTTTTTATTGGGCGCCATTCTCAACGCCACCGACCGCCAGTCGAAAAACTTCAGGGCGAGCGCGATCAGCATGATGAGCAATCTGGTTTTCAACATCCCGTTTATTATTTATTTTGGCGCGATTGGCGCTGCGGTCATGACGGTTATATCGCAAGGGTTATACGCCGTGTTGATGTTATGGCACACGCGCGATTTTCAACTCATACGTGAATTCCACCGCTACGCCGCCATTCTTTTTTCTTGCGTCGTCATGGCGGCTGTGTTGATTTTAACGCCGATGCCCTGGCTGTTGGATATAGCTGTCGGCGGGATGATTTATTTCATCGTCTTACTTCTCAGCAAGGGGCTATCTTCGAATGACCGCCAAAAATTAATGCAAGTGTTGTCTAAATCCGATCAGAAAAACGGCTGAGAAAATTAAACCTCTCAGCCGCGTGTTTGTACTTTCAGATCAGAATCACACAATTAGAATTTTGGGTTGTGTTTGAATAACGCGCAGAGTTTTTTCACGTTTTCTGGATGTCCCAGCGCTTTAGCTTGCAGGGTTTTGGTTCCATTTTTATGCTGCCAATAGTCGACGTCGCTGCCGTCAAAATAGCGCATCTCACCGCCAGCCGCTTCTAAGATGCAAGCGCCGCCCGCGATGTCCCATAAATTGATCGGTTCCATAATGCCTCCGTGCAACGTCCCCCGCGCAACAAACGCCAAGTGGGCGGCGGCGCTGCCGAATGCGAGCGCACGCCCTTCATATTCCGAGTCAAATTTACGGAAAGTAGCGCCAGGTGAAACAATGGTGCTTCCATAGTCCATATCGACGGGATCAGAGACAGTAATCACTTTGTCGTTCAGATAGGCGGGACCGCCTTTGACCGCCCAATAAAATTCGTCGATTGCAGGCAAGTAAACGAACCCGATTTGCGGCCCGTCTTTTGAAACCAATCCCACCGAAATCGCCCATACCGGCAAGTGCAAAACAAACGGTTCGGTTCCATCAATTGGATCAATCGCCCAGATGTAGTCCGCTTCTTCCAAGCGGTCTCTCGCGCTCTCTTCGCCGTACACTCCATGTTCGGGATAGCGCTCATGGATGATGTTTTGCAAAAACGCTTCGACTTCACGGTCC
Protein-coding sequences here:
- a CDS encoding glycosyltransferase, which produces MRVLVIDKTAGLDASHERHQAMAGEDGVELHVLGPRHWVENGRDIIWRPPIDARYQAHRGRVVGKGHYARVWYINGMASAMRQSKPDIIQLLEEPWSLTALQTMLYAPLFAPHAKILFYTWENIYRPWTYPARASCLYAMIDKAMHSRSCAAVCATEGARQVLDQKGYAKPFAVVPYGIPHYFFDDQPEPSPRKSFTIGYVGRMLEMKGVDLLIQAVAQIPDAQLRLVGTGDDFASIQSLCKQLHVADRVEWIAALTEREVPAFMSELDVLVLPSRSTPGWMEQLGRVLIEAMAIGTPVIGARSGAIPEVIGDAGLLFNADDSDDLALQLQCVKANKDLRTECRRRGRLRAQTQFTWPHFAKQMLHFYRSLSAESKSTNE
- a CDS encoding flippase codes for the protein MNKHAANPGVGRRITRYGAILALSGALCHVLRLVYTLMAINILGQEQFGRIEYFVEMAVIFTVLLDFGLEQTLTREIARRKERLKTELPSIIGYRIAATIAGAFVMIGFLVVIAKPEHSLGIILAAGVYFCVVSMIMVVKAISRSFELMAAEGIANFLDKFAHISAAIVLLLVYPNLPLLLLCYSLGSLVSLLFFAVLLYRRVHLESRIVSLGTGWSWQKLAFPIGLSAACVLLLHRQDTAMVNWICGDAETGLYRAPYRFLEGLFLVPQVIAVSAYPVFSKLFHQNHPFEQTASVLMRGLLIMSLPMAIGGTIIGHDIMLWAAPELGRMGGDVFVVLVWSLPFIYLNFLLGAILNATDRQSKNFRASAISMMSNLVFNIPFIIYFGAIGAAVMTVISQGLYAVLMLWHTRDFQLIREFHRYAAILFSCVVMAAVLILTPMPWLLDIAVGGMIYFIVLLLSKGLSSNDRQKLMQVLSKSDQKNG
- a CDS encoding inositol monophosphatase; its protein translation is MDLQQIAADMTPVIRDAGKIALKHFQTVTAERKPDRSYVTAADREVEAFLQNIIHERYPEHGVYGEESARDRLEEADYIWAIDPIDGTEPFVLHLPVWAISVGLVSKDGPQIGFVYLPAIDEFYWAVKGGPAYLNDKVITVSDPVDMDYGSTIVSPGATFRKFDSEYEGRALAFGSAAAHLAFVARGTLHGGIMEPINLWDIAGGACILEAAGGEMRYFDGSDVDYWQHKNGTKTLQAKALGHPENVKKLCALFKHNPKF